The Leptospira sp. WS39.C2 genome contains a region encoding:
- the aroA gene encoding 3-phosphoshikimate 1-carboxyvinyltransferase, whose protein sequence is MLKPQIKLNAKKEIYVPGDKSISHRSVLFCALSQGKSEIHGFLEGEDPLHTLHCFESMGLSVTSIGKGSYSVVSPGKGNLKSPKTVLDFGNAGTGIRLSAGLLSGLPQIKATLTGDASLCKRPMARIMDPLNEMGADITSVEGNNRAPLLIQGKQLKNYSYTSKIASAQIKSALVLAALASEISIEYRESEVSRDHTENMIRFLGGNIEHHSSYHFTVKPPYQFEGTRYVIPGDISSAAFYIVFGLCVGGSEPLLIKNIGLNPSRIGILTVLQNMGGKIEIVAKRVECGEEIGDLLVYPSKLKRTIITEDLIPSIIDEIPILTIAGLFSEGGFQISHAEELRAKESDRIHSMVSNLEKLGVKVNEVKDGYEFGETSSIQNTKIETFMDHRIAMSFAILSKLTGVDLSFDDTSWVDTSFPGFFDILKSF, encoded by the coding sequence ATGTTGAAGCCACAAATCAAATTAAATGCGAAAAAAGAAATTTATGTCCCTGGAGATAAGTCGATCTCTCATCGGTCCGTACTTTTTTGTGCTCTCTCCCAAGGGAAATCCGAAATCCATGGCTTTTTAGAAGGGGAAGACCCTCTGCATACCCTCCATTGTTTTGAATCGATGGGCCTTTCTGTCACTTCCATCGGAAAGGGGAGTTACTCTGTGGTAAGCCCTGGCAAAGGGAATCTCAAATCTCCGAAGACGGTTCTGGATTTTGGGAATGCGGGGACTGGGATCAGGCTCTCTGCAGGACTTCTTTCAGGACTTCCTCAAATCAAAGCGACATTAACAGGTGACGCTTCCCTTTGCAAACGACCCATGGCAAGGATCATGGACCCCTTAAATGAGATGGGTGCAGACATTACTTCTGTGGAAGGTAACAACAGAGCTCCACTTCTCATCCAAGGAAAACAATTAAAAAATTATTCTTACACGAGTAAGATTGCTTCAGCACAGATCAAAAGTGCACTGGTACTTGCGGCTCTTGCTTCGGAGATTTCGATTGAGTATAGAGAATCGGAAGTATCAAGGGACCATACAGAAAATATGATTCGGTTTTTGGGTGGGAATATCGAGCACCATTCGTCTTATCACTTCACAGTAAAACCTCCTTACCAGTTTGAAGGGACAAGGTATGTGATCCCTGGTGATATATCCAGTGCCGCTTTTTATATCGTGTTTGGACTTTGTGTGGGAGGGAGCGAACCTCTCCTCATCAAAAACATTGGACTCAATCCATCTCGGATTGGAATCCTAACTGTTTTACAAAATATGGGTGGAAAAATTGAAATTGTCGCCAAACGCGTGGAATGTGGAGAAGAGATTGGTGACTTACTTGTGTATCCATCGAAATTAAAACGGACAATCATCACAGAAGATTTAATCCCTTCGATCATTGACGAAATTCCTATTTTAACCATTGCAGGTTTATTTTCAGAGGGTGGGTTTCAAATTTCTCATGCCGAAGAACTCCGTGCAAAAGAATCAGATCGAATCCATTCCATGGTTTCTAATTTAGAAAAATTAGGAGTGAAGGTCAATGAAGTAAAGGATGGATATGAATTTGGTGAAACATCTTCGATTCAAAATACAAAAATTGAAACCTTTATGGACCATCGAATCGCAATGAGTTTTGCGATCCTTTCTAAACTTACAGGAGTCGATCTTTCTTTTGATGATACAAGTTGGGTGGATACGAGTTTCCCTGGGTTTTTTGACATCTTAAAATCATTTTGA
- a CDS encoding NAD(P)/FAD-dependent oxidoreductase: MESIQTFDIAIIGGSFSGLSAALSLVRSLRKIVVIDSGKPCNQNTPASHNFITHDGSSPGLIREKAIANLSKYPNFHSMSGEVTSIDKSENGFLLHGDGIPKIQTEKLIFATGLKDVFPEIPGFAESWGKSVIHCPYCHGYEFVGKTTGLWMNENGVLEHAKFLKHWSKELTLFTNGPIQFSYDEESALKKEGVSIVTDKVKSLKHIDGNLTSIQLESGKEIPMLALYAKVQMIQHSKLPESLGCKLLPSGHLEVSNLYETNFPGVYAVGDMASMFRSVAHAVHSGNIAGAMLNRAMILS; encoded by the coding sequence ATGGAATCCATTCAAACTTTTGACATTGCCATCATCGGAGGGAGTTTTTCGGGTCTTTCTGCAGCCCTATCCCTTGTCCGCTCCCTAAGAAAAATTGTGGTCATTGATTCCGGGAAACCTTGTAACCAAAATACCCCAGCATCACATAACTTCATCACACATGATGGATCAAGCCCAGGTCTTATCCGTGAAAAGGCAATCGCTAATTTATCAAAATATCCAAACTTCCATTCTATGTCTGGTGAAGTCACATCCATAGATAAATCGGAAAATGGTTTTCTTTTGCATGGAGATGGAATTCCGAAAATCCAAACAGAAAAACTAATTTTTGCCACTGGGCTTAAAGATGTATTCCCTGAGATTCCAGGTTTTGCTGAATCTTGGGGGAAATCTGTCATACATTGTCCATATTGCCATGGATATGAATTTGTTGGTAAAACAACAGGGTTGTGGATGAATGAAAACGGTGTACTCGAACATGCTAAATTTCTAAAACATTGGTCAAAAGAATTAACACTATTTACAAATGGTCCGATTCAATTTTCTTATGATGAAGAGTCTGCACTAAAAAAGGAAGGAGTGAGTATCGTCACAGATAAAGTCAAATCACTCAAACATATTGATGGCAATTTAACTTCGATTCAATTGGAGTCCGGCAAAGAAATTCCCATGTTAGCTCTCTATGCGAAAGTCCAAATGATACAACATTCAAAATTACCTGAATCTTTAGGATGTAAATTATTACCTAGTGGTCACTTGGAAGTTTCCAATTTATATGAAACAAATTTTCCTGGTGTCTATGCTGTTGGTGATATGGCGTCGATGTTTCGTTCGGTGGCACATGCAGTCCATTCAGGAAACATTGCAGGTGCCATGTTGAACCGAGCTATGATTTTGTCTTAA
- a CDS encoding histidine kinase dimerization/phosphoacceptor domain -containing protein, with protein MKIRNRNLDPERIADFESFRSGVLEQIVKNSPLSTLLHEIVKGIEALNPTMICTIVLIEDQKIRIGAAPSLPKIYNDAIEGVHIGPETGSCGTAAYTGSRVIVEDIDTSPLWRNYKDVALQVGLLSCWSEPIRISSEIVVGTFAIYHREIASPTEFDIFIISETADLVSIAFEKSITSTKLLESEKRFRDFFEKNSSVILIVEPLTGDIIDANESAVSFYGYTHEQITKMNIDFINLLNHDDHKKERMLALSENKSFFTFSHKLANGETKQVEVYSTPIHTHDRSLLYSIVHDVTERKIAEEKVNALLSEKEMILREVHHRIKNNMTILNNLLELQANSQENEAIRQSLKEATSRIKTMSLLYDKLYSGKFNQNLFLKEYLDPLSNEIISLFPYPVKLNSEIQNIKLNPEQLQAIGIITNELLTNSLKYARNTSHELEIQIKVWSEDGYFHLLICDNGSGFHLNQTSSENNGFGLSLVTMLTKQIKGELSFNGDSGASYRFKIPLQK; from the coding sequence GTGAAAATTCGAAATCGTAATCTGGACCCAGAACGCATTGCTGACTTTGAAAGTTTTCGGAGCGGCGTCTTAGAACAGATCGTTAAAAACTCACCCCTTAGTACCCTCCTTCACGAAATCGTCAAAGGAATTGAAGCTCTCAATCCAACGATGATTTGTACGATAGTTCTCATCGAAGACCAAAAAATTAGAATTGGAGCAGCTCCCTCCCTCCCCAAAATTTATAATGATGCGATTGAAGGTGTTCATATTGGACCAGAAACAGGGTCTTGTGGGACAGCAGCTTATACCGGCAGTAGGGTGATTGTGGAAGATATCGATACAAGCCCACTGTGGCGAAATTACAAAGACGTTGCCTTACAAGTGGGACTTCTTTCTTGTTGGTCAGAACCAATCCGTATCAGTTCTGAAATTGTTGTAGGAACCTTTGCTATTTACCACCGAGAAATTGCAAGTCCCACCGAATTTGATATTTTTATCATATCAGAAACTGCGGATTTGGTGAGCATTGCTTTTGAAAAATCCATCACATCAACAAAACTTCTGGAAAGTGAAAAACGATTCCGAGACTTCTTTGAAAAAAACTCATCGGTAATTTTAATCGTAGAACCGCTGACAGGTGACATCATTGATGCGAATGAATCGGCCGTTTCATTTTATGGATACACACACGAACAAATTACGAAGATGAATATTGATTTCATCAATCTCTTAAACCATGATGACCATAAAAAAGAAAGGATGTTGGCCTTAAGTGAAAACAAAAGTTTTTTCACCTTCTCACACAAATTAGCAAATGGAGAAACAAAACAAGTAGAAGTATATTCTACTCCCATTCATACACATGATCGCTCTCTCCTTTATTCAATTGTACACGATGTCACAGAAAGAAAAATCGCGGAAGAAAAAGTCAACGCACTTCTATCTGAAAAAGAAATGATCCTCCGTGAAGTTCACCATCGTATTAAAAACAATATGACAATACTAAACAATCTTTTAGAACTTCAAGCAAACTCACAAGAAAATGAAGCCATCCGTCAATCATTGAAAGAAGCAACCAGTCGTATTAAAACCATGTCTTTATTGTATGACAAATTATATTCAGGGAAATTTAACCAAAATTTATTCCTAAAAGAATATTTGGATCCTTTATCGAATGAGATTATTTCTTTATTCCCTTATCCAGTAAAATTAAATTCAGAAATTCAAAACATCAAACTAAATCCTGAACAATTACAAGCGATTGGAATCATTACAAACGAACTTTTGACAAATAGTTTGAAATATGCGCGGAACACTTCTCATGAATTGGAAATTCAAATCAAAGTTTGGTCAGAAGATGGATATTTTCACCTTCTTATCTGTGACAATGGAAGTGGTTTTCATCTAAACCAAACAAGTTCAGAAAACAACGGATTTGGTTTGAGTTTGGTTACTATGTTAACCAAACAAATTAAAGGTGAACTCTCATTTAATGGTGATAGTGGCGCATCTTACAGATTCAAAATCCCACTTCAAAAATAA
- a CDS encoding cyclic nucleotide-binding domain-containing protein, whose protein sequence is MPLDTSKNNQKIPVNPGEVLFIGGKASQSMNILHEGSVRVETTLGDTSIVLYSLEGANLTPGIFALLEGTPYPYTIRAKTSCVVSTYVMNQPNAKKTLTTKVSVGVMAVRTLLKEIGELYKRVLSIKGLASKFEQTMDNLGAVYYILNPSIFSDVTPGSIITRDENIIDPVMKLIRNNLAGFQEHGGMLPDKPTITFLEEDHGEFFEKDYSESIEWNDAEFHFIRKILSVNPKISQALFEADPSLLQSAAESYVKTYRELFELLSKETYDLSETMNSMFVGENALLEKFNLTLDLFNTGYSTIPSTVLLPITEWALKKSKSLLDEYKQIFGTNYASLGNCLDKLESKQLELTNKYGHELNAQKNKEEAIAQGNDPIRAGIDTKALKVELLNSASQILNYSQADPEAVKEFSTLMVKLKSFKNPLDPEPDNRKIRRTIAKTYWDVYKKSFTKWLQSGKQAPKAVELMLRYGYFDESLLDDGHIVELVGRLYQPGGNPSAPIHHGTDWLEKIYSREVPTSVDELGQTFFEKLKMDLKDSGIKSEKDIPPDYDTGEARLGSEISSMYEPNVRLTSGNIASHFPILTKYHITIPLEKCFVSKDDVEKALQYILGVDYTAFNREVIYRNEDIGIKNEFIQRSIIPDFILVPSIGPKIMMWQDLSIFRGAGSKESRGRICIPHFVTGDLKTFMLEAIAAFRWELCKNILGPDWNNVGIPSITADYTDYVQFYKKSKDLSPELKEKISSEFKRFRTDRDKFAYDYSLWIRYEAEGVQRVNRVVRSIFYRHIPFHKNIREKVSSQPAYAELHNRFKNIRTRQHKEFENKYKKYMDASGNLPKELYENLTFYEV, encoded by the coding sequence ATGCCTCTAGATACCAGTAAAAATAACCAAAAGATCCCAGTCAATCCAGGTGAAGTCCTTTTCATTGGAGGTAAGGCCTCTCAGTCCATGAACATCCTACATGAAGGATCTGTTCGAGTGGAGACAACACTTGGTGATACAAGTATTGTTTTGTATAGTTTGGAGGGTGCAAATCTAACTCCTGGAATCTTTGCACTTCTCGAAGGAACACCTTATCCCTATACTATTCGTGCGAAAACTTCCTGTGTGGTCTCCACTTATGTGATGAACCAACCCAATGCAAAAAAAACTCTCACAACAAAGGTATCGGTGGGAGTGATGGCGGTTCGTACCTTACTGAAAGAAATCGGAGAACTTTACAAACGAGTTTTGTCGATCAAAGGCCTTGCATCAAAATTTGAACAAACGATGGACAATTTAGGTGCAGTGTATTATATACTAAACCCTTCCATCTTTTCTGATGTCACACCAGGCTCAATCATCACAAGAGATGAAAACATCATTGATCCAGTGATGAAACTCATCCGAAACAATTTAGCTGGTTTCCAGGAACACGGCGGGATGTTACCAGACAAACCAACAATCACATTTTTAGAAGAAGACCACGGCGAATTTTTTGAAAAAGATTATAGCGAATCAATTGAATGGAATGATGCAGAATTCCATTTCATTCGAAAAATTTTATCAGTGAATCCTAAAATTTCACAAGCCTTGTTCGAAGCAGATCCTAGTCTTTTACAAAGTGCCGCGGAAAGTTATGTAAAAACCTACCGTGAATTATTTGAATTACTCAGCAAAGAAACTTATGATTTATCCGAAACGATGAATTCGATGTTTGTAGGAGAAAATGCACTCCTTGAAAAATTCAATTTAACATTAGATTTATTTAATACTGGTTATTCAACAATCCCTTCCACCGTATTACTTCCGATCACTGAGTGGGCATTGAAAAAATCCAAATCACTTTTGGATGAATACAAACAAATTTTTGGAACCAATTATGCATCACTTGGTAACTGTTTGGACAAACTCGAATCCAAACAATTAGAACTAACAAACAAATACGGCCATGAACTGAATGCACAAAAAAATAAAGAAGAAGCCATTGCCCAAGGGAATGACCCCATTCGCGCAGGTATTGACACCAAAGCTCTTAAAGTGGAACTTCTCAACTCTGCAAGCCAAATCCTAAATTATTCACAAGCGGATCCTGAAGCCGTTAAAGAGTTCTCCACATTGATGGTAAAACTCAAATCATTCAAAAACCCACTCGATCCTGAACCAGACAATCGTAAAATCCGTAGAACCATCGCAAAAACGTATTGGGATGTATATAAAAAATCTTTTACCAAATGGTTACAATCAGGAAAACAAGCTCCAAAGGCCGTAGAACTGATGTTACGGTATGGATACTTTGATGAATCCTTACTCGATGATGGTCATATCGTAGAACTCGTAGGACGATTGTACCAACCAGGTGGGAACCCAAGTGCACCGATCCACCATGGAACTGATTGGTTAGAAAAAATTTATTCGAGAGAAGTTCCAACTTCTGTGGATGAACTAGGACAAACCTTTTTCGAAAAATTGAAAATGGATCTGAAAGATTCAGGGATCAAATCGGAAAAAGACATCCCACCAGATTATGATACAGGGGAAGCAAGGCTTGGATCTGAGATTTCTTCGATGTATGAACCTAACGTGCGCTTGACGTCAGGTAACATTGCAAGCCACTTCCCTATCTTAACAAAATACCATATTACAATCCCTCTCGAAAAATGTTTTGTTTCCAAAGATGATGTTGAAAAAGCACTCCAATACATACTAGGAGTTGATTACACAGCTTTTAATCGTGAAGTGATATACCGAAATGAAGATATTGGTATCAAAAACGAATTCATACAAAGGTCAATCATTCCAGATTTTATCTTAGTTCCATCCATTGGTCCTAAAATTATGATGTGGCAAGACCTTTCTATATTTCGCGGAGCAGGATCAAAAGAATCAAGAGGTCGGATTTGTATCCCTCATTTTGTGACAGGAGATCTTAAAACCTTTATGTTGGAAGCAATTGCTGCTTTCCGATGGGAACTCTGCAAAAACATCCTTGGTCCAGACTGGAACAACGTAGGAATACCATCCATCACGGCAGATTACACAGATTATGTGCAGTTTTATAAAAAAAGTAAGGACCTTTCTCCAGAACTCAAAGAAAAAATCTCTTCTGAATTCAAAAGGTTCCGTACTGACCGTGACAAATTCGCATACGACTATTCTTTATGGATTCGGTATGAAGCAGAAGGAGTACAACGTGTCAACCGTGTGGTCCGCTCGATCTTTTACCGACATATCCCTTTCCACAAGAATATCCGTGAAAAAGTATCCTCACAACCAGCCTATGCGGAACTCCATAACCGATTTAAAAACATTCGAACTCGCCAACACAAGGAATTCGAAAACAAATACAAAAAGTACATGGATGCGAGTGGGAACTTACCAAAAGAATTGTATGAAAATTTAACCTTCTACGAAGTTTAA
- a CDS encoding tetratricopeptide repeat protein, with protein sequence MSSSSFQLSLDLAKDHFKIGDLDRAEFQLRSSLELEESEEAYFYLGLVQNALGLWSDALASYYKAVSLDHEYGNPCNEIGVLLLRMGNDKEAVYWLKKSVRCERNDAPHISYFNLATLYKLWNRPERSLQYLHKALSLKKDFLEANELWREIKADEEGATSN encoded by the coding sequence TTGTCTTCAAGTTCTTTCCAACTTTCTTTAGATTTAGCAAAAGACCATTTTAAAATCGGTGATTTAGATCGTGCCGAATTCCAACTTCGTTCCAGTTTAGAATTGGAAGAATCAGAGGAAGCCTATTTTTACTTGGGACTTGTCCAAAACGCTCTTGGATTATGGAGTGATGCATTGGCTTCCTATTATAAGGCCGTTAGTTTAGACCATGAATATGGAAATCCATGTAACGAAATTGGCGTTTTACTCCTCCGAATGGGGAATGACAAAGAAGCCGTGTATTGGTTAAAAAAATCTGTCCGATGTGAACGAAATGATGCTCCACACATTTCTTACTTTAATCTCGCAACTCTCTATAAACTTTGGAACCGTCCGGAAAGGTCATTACAATACCTTCACAAAGCACTTTCCTTAAAAAAAGACTTTTTAGAAGCGAATGAACTTTGGCGGGAAATTAAAGCTGACGAAGAAGGCGCAACTTCCAATTAA